The following proteins come from a genomic window of Alnus glutinosa chromosome 10, dhAlnGlut1.1, whole genome shotgun sequence:
- the LOC133878918 gene encoding probable CCR4-associated factor 1 homolog 11, with product MVTPHPIVVREVWQDNLEQEFSEIARALPHHRFVALDTEFPGHVFPAPCRNHSKLSPAENYLSMKRNVDATKIIQLGLALDFNKETDLFNPDSIALLERQGIDFQKYREMGINSVDFARLIVNSGLLRNPTITWATFHGAYDFGYLIKILIGRELPFDLMKFMGLVAHFFWYRVFDIKNMIRMCDGLYGGLEKVAKALGVDRVAGSCHQAGSDSLLTLQTIMKLKNVHFFGKCLIEFQLVLYGLEVDRTRLLTAPKFPKIIYVMHPGNCCLSIPYCLQPIKCGPRVFQGSYGGYYV from the exons ATGGTGACTCCCCATCCGATCGTTGTACGTGAGGTTTGGCAAGACAACCTCGAACAAGAATTCTCTGAAATCGCCCGAGCTCTCCCCCATCATCGTTTCGTTGCCTTGGACACTGAGTTTCCAGGCCACGTCTTCCCTGCTCCCTGCCGTAATCACTCTAAACTGTCTCCCGCTGAGAATTACCTATCCATGAAGCGCAACGTTGATGCAACTAAGATTATTCAACTGGGTTTGGCTCT GGACTTCAACAAGGAGACTGATCTTTTCAATCCGGACTCTATTGCGTTACTGGAGCGGCAGGGAATTGACTTCCAAAAATATCGAGAAATGGGTATAAATTCTGTGGATTTTGCGAGGCTAATCGTAAATTCTGGTCTCTTAAGAAATCCGACCATCACTTGGGCAACTTTCCACGGAGCTTATGATTTTGGATACTTGATCAAAATCTTGATCGGGAGAGAACTGCCGTTCGATCTGATGAAGTTTATGGGTCTGGTGGCACATTTTTTTTGGTACAGGGtatttgatattaaaaatatgatcagAATGTGTGATGGACTGTATGGAGGGTTGGAGAAGGTAGCCAAGGCTTTAGGGGTGGATCGGGTTGCTGGGTCGTGTCACCAAGCTGGGTCTGACAGTCTGTTAACGTTGCAGACCATAATGAAACTGAAAAATGTACAtttctttggaaaatgtttGATTGAGTTTCAGTTGGTTCTTTACGGCTTGGAAGTTGACAGAACTAGACTCTTGACTGCACCAAAGTTTCCTAAGATTATTTACGTTATGCATCCTGGAAATTGTTGTCTAAGCATTCCTTACTGCCTGCAACCCATAAAATGTGGTCCAAGAGTGTTTCAAGGGAGTTATGGTGGATATTATGTATGA
- the LOC133878919 gene encoding NAC domain-containing protein JA2-like — translation MAVFLPAGFRFCPSDEELVRDYLLKKAMGEELPWDGIGECDLYGEKPPWEICGDQEGEKVYFFAKLRKISKSRVARTAGSGVWHENSSHHIYDEEGDVIGARKLFCFKVKDGSTMKRSDWIMHEFSLVGEHEPSTSWVLCTLQKKGSESRIGIKRHREDGYQQRKRVCCEIVQSDGPQANYGTPDADLETHETDLETHMEFCLPACDNPDSEFDLESFMNILPPEGGDLPLGALEDFWDGDISTLFA, via the coding sequence ATGGCTGTGTTTCTACCGGCGGGGTTCCGCTTTTGTCCCAGCGATGAAGAGCTTGTACGAGACTACTTGTTGAAGAAGGCGATGGGTGAAGAGCTTCCCTGGGACGGCATCGGTGAGTGCGATCTATACGGTGAAAAGCCTCCCTGGGAAATCTGCGGCGATCAGGAGGGTGAGAAGGTTTACTTTTTCGCGAAACTGAGAAAAATAAGCAAAAGTCGAGTGGCACGAACTGCCGGATCTGGGGTTTGGCATGAGAACTCTTCTCATCATATATATGATGAGGAGGGTGATGTTATTGGGGCCAGgaaattgttttgtttcaaGGTAAAAGATGGCTCGACCATGAAGAGATCGGACTGGATAATGCACGAGTTTTCACTCGTTGGGGAGCATGAACCGAGTACCAGTTGGGTCCTCTGTACCCTTCAAAAGAAAGGCTCAGAATCAAGGATTGGGATCAAAAGGCACCGTGAGGATGGATACCAGCAAAGAAAGAGGGTTTGCTGTGAAATTGTTCAATCCGATGGGCCTCAAGCAAACTATGGAACGCCCGATGCTGATTTGGAAACCCATGAGACTGATTTGGAAACCCATATGGAGTTTTGTCTACCAGCTTGTGATAACCCTGATTCAGAGTTTGATTTAGAGAGCTTCATGAACATCCTGCCCCCGGAGGGTGGCGATCTGCCGCTGGGGGCATTAGAGGATTTTTGGGATGGTGACATAAGTACTTTATTTGCCTAG
- the LOC133878920 gene encoding NAC domain-containing protein JA2-like, whose translation MATFLPAGFHFMPSDEELVRDYLLKKVMGEELPWDGIGECDLYGAKPPWEICGDQEGEKVYFFAKLKKLSKNRVARTAGSGVWHENSSHHIYDEEGDVIGARKLFCFKVKDGSSMKRSDWVMHEFSLVGEHEQCTKWILCTLQKKCSESRIGIKRRCEDGSQQRKKICCEIVQCHGPQAKYGSPHMEGTPDTDLGTHETDLETQMEFLVPACDNSDSEFDLETFMNILTPEDGDLPHGTLEDFWDGDISTLFA comes from the coding sequence ATGGCTACGTTTCTGCCGGCGGGTTTCCACTTTATGCCCAGCGATGAAGAGCTCGTACGAGACTACTTGTTGAAGAAGGTGATGGGTGAAGAGCTTCCCTGGGATGGCATCGGTGAGTGCGATCTATACGGTGCAAAGCCTCCCTGGGAAATCTGCGGCGATCAGGAGGGTGAGAAGGTTTACTTTTTCGCAAAACTGAAAAAACTAAGCAAAAATCGAGTGGCACGAACTGCCGGTTCTGGGGTTTGGCATGAGAACTCTTCTCATCATATATATGATGAGGAGGGTGATGTTATTGGGGCCAGgaaattgttttgtttcaaGGTTAAAGATGGCTCGTCCATGAAGAGATCCGACTGGGTAATGCACGAGTTTTCACTCGTTGGGGAGCACGAACAGTGTACCAAATGGATCCTATGTACCCTTCAAAAGAAATGTTCTGAATCAAGGATTGGGATCAAAAGGCGCTGTGAGGATGGATCCCAGCAAAGAAAGAAGATTTGCTGTGAAATTGTTCAATGCCATGGGCCTCAAGCAAAATATGGATCGCCCCATATGGAAGGAACGCCCGATACTGATTTGGGAACCCATGAGACTGATTTGGAAACCCAAATGGAATTTCTTGTACCAGCTTGTGATAACTCTGATTCAGAGTTTGATTTGGAGACCTTCATGAACATACTGACCCCGGAGGATGGAGATCTGCCGCATGGGACATTAGAGGATTTTTGGGATGGTGACATATCTACTTTATTTGCCTAG
- the LOC133878921 gene encoding uncharacterized protein LOC133878921, whose translation MQTTTGPTTRSRSQHGRPPPRIHGKKGNRIAFPTSNLLRLSKRASKGEEIMEDLAKNFYEIRDQSESTMIKSSTFGSVANVPNTDCPRDWLIEAINIINTLAKEMALPTRAHRKACEALMGKNVAKVFVLMTDACRKDWLMDFLSPRLRLI comes from the exons ATGCAGACAACAACGGGTCCAACTACCAGATCACGGTCACAG CATGGACGTCCTCCGCCTCGCATTCACGGGAAGAAAGGTAATAGAATTGCTTTCCCGACAAGCAATTTACTAAGGTTGAGCAAGCGGGCGTCCAAAGGTGAAGAGATTATGGAAGATTTGGCCAAAAATTTCTATGAGATAAGGGACCAATCGGAGAGTACGATGATCAAAAGCTCGACATTTGGTTCTGTGGCAAACGTACCCAACACTGACTGTCCTCGAGATTGGCTCATCGAGGCAATCAACATAATAAACACACTAGCTAAAGAGATGGCTTTGCCTACACGTGCGCACCGTAAAGCGTGCGAAGCCTTGATGGGGAAGAATGTGGCGAAGGTGTTCGTCCTCATGACCGATGCTTGTCGGAAAGACTGGTTGATGGATTTCCTTTCTCCCCGACTTCGATTGATATAG
- the LOC133880750 gene encoding NAC domain-containing protein JA2-like: MAVFLPAGFRFCPSDEELVRDYLLKKAMGEELPWDGIGECDLYGEKPPWEICGDQEGEKVYFFAKLRKLNKSRVARTAGSGVWHENSSHHIYDEEGDVIGARKLFCFKVKDGSTMKRSDWLMHEFSLVGEHEPSTSWVLCTLQKKGSESRIGIKRRREDGSRQRKRVCCEIVQSDGPQANYGTPDADSETHMEGTPETDLETHMEFCLPAGDNSDSEFDWETFMNIVPPEGGDLPQGTLEDFWDGDICTLFA; this comes from the coding sequence ATGGCTGTGTTTCTACCGGCGGGGTTCCGCTTTTGTCCCAGCGATGAAGAGCTTGTACGAGACTACTTGTTGAAGAAGGCGATGGGTGAAGAGCTTCCCTGGGACGGCATCGGTGAGTGCGATCTATACGGTGAAAAGCCTCCCTGGGAAATCTGCGGCGATCAGGAGGGTGAGAAGGTTTACTTTTTCGCGAAACTGAGAAAACTAAACAAAAGTCGAGTGGCACGAACTGCCGGATCTGGGGTTTGGCATGAGAACTCTTCTCATCATATATATGATGAGGAGGGTGATGTTATTGGGGCCAGgaaattgttttgtttcaaGGTTAAAGATGGCTCGACCATGAAGAGATCGGACTGGTTAATGCACGAGTTTTCACTCGTTGGGGAGCATGAACCGAGTACCAGTTGGGTCCTCTGTACCCTTCAAAAGAAAGGATCAGAATCAAGGATTGGGATCAAAAGGCGCCGTGAGGATGGATCCCGGCAAAGAAAGAGGGTTTGCTGTGAAATTGTTCAATCCGATGGGCCTCAAGCAAACTATGGAACGCCCGACGCTGATTCGGAAACCCATATGGAAGGAACGCCCGAGACTGATTTGGAAACCCATATGGAATTTTGTCTACCAGCTGGTGATAACTCTGATTCAGAGTTTGATTGGGAAACCTTCATGAACATCGTGCCCCCAGAGGGTGGAGATCTGCCGCAAGGGACattggaggatttttgggatGGTGACATATGTACTTTATTTGCCTAA